A single genomic interval of Suncus etruscus isolate mSunEtr1 chromosome 10, mSunEtr1.pri.cur, whole genome shotgun sequence harbors:
- the HES6 gene encoding transcription cofactor HES-6, whose protein sequence is MGPGGDGGGHAAARGDRKARKPLVERRRRARINEALRELRLLLAGQAKLENAEVLELTVRRVQGVLRGRAREREQLQAEASERFAAGYIQCMHEVHTFVSTCQAIDATVAAELLNHLLESMPLHEGSGLHDLLGDTLARPAGGAVPGHRGWPPGGAQSSPLPSPPGPVDDLSSDLEEAPEAELSQGPAEGLDLVPASLGSLTEAHLAHSVWRPW, encoded by the exons ATGGGTCCCGGCGGGGACGGAGGGGGCCACGCGGCGGCGCGCGGGGATCGGAAG GCCCGGAAGCCCCTGGTGGAGAGGAGGCGGCGCGCGCGCATCAACGAGGCTCTGCGGGAGCTGCGGCTGCTGCTGGCCGGCCAG GCCAAGCTGGAGAACGCCGAGGTGCTGGAGCTGACGGTGCGGCGTGTGCAGGGCGTGCTGCGGGGCCGGGCACGCG AGCGGGAGCAGCTGCAGGCCGAAGCCAGCGAGCGCTTCGCCGCCGGCTACATCCAGTGCATGCACGAAGTGCATACGTTCGTGTCCACGTGCCAAGCCATCGACGCCACCGTCGCGGCAGAGCTGCTGAACCACCTGCTGGAGTCCATGCCCCTGCATGAGGGCAGCGGCCTCCATGACCTGCTGGGGGACACCCTGGCACGACCCGCTGGGGGAGCCGTTCCTGGGCACAGGGGCTGGCCCCCTGGAGGGGCCCAGAGTTCCCCGCTGCCCAGTCCCCCGGGCCCTGTAGACGACTTGTCCTCTGACCTGGAGGAGGCCCCAGAGGCTGAACTGAGCCAGGGACCTGCTGAGGGCCTGGACTTGGTGCCTGCATCCCTGGGCAGCCTGACTGAAGCCCATCTGGCCCATAGCGTCTGGAGGCCGTGGTGA